A stretch of Phragmites australis chromosome 12, lpPhrAust1.1, whole genome shotgun sequence DNA encodes these proteins:
- the LOC133886375 gene encoding disease resistance protein RPM1-like yields MEATALSLAKLALDTLLPVAKNALADEAMLLLGVHEEVSFITNELEMMQAFLRVAGADHRANNEVVKIWVKQVRDLAYDVEDCLQEYLALDLGAVGCDLPPFARCLRACAVTAAGRLRTQHHIAVRIRQMKGRVEEVSKRNLRYNIVVQPVDPTANPDIIEHLALDPVKFAADIATEESQLVGRDQSRAELVDRLVGLPSSAPLQVLPVWGMGGVGKTVFARDVLKSPKLGQAFHLRAWVTVQHPFVMAEFLSSLASQLEMEASRSLLAAQPPALARATVVRQRGAANALPAEVVRHLGGRRYAIVVDDVSTISEWEQIKKFFLDRNMGSWIIVTTRDEDVAIHCSTSSRHVYPLNSLSHKESFQLLCKKAQMNDGQLMAELMEKADPILQRCCGLPLAIAAVGKLLSTKMKTPVEWKKLHDHLGSELKGNPGLEEIKNVLTSSYDGLPYHLKSCFLYLSIFPKYRELRQTRVSWRWMAEGLVQESSGKDPGRARGHRG; encoded by the coding sequence ATGGAGGCAACAGCGTTGAGTTTAGCCAAGCTCGCCCTCGACACGCTGTTGCCGGTGGCCAAGAACGCCCTCGCCGATGAGGCAATGCTCCTGCTCGGCGTCCACGAGGAGGTGTCCTTCATCACCAACGAGCTGGAGATGATGCAGGCCTTCCTGCGGGTGGCTGGCGCCGATCACCGGGCGAACAACGAGGTCGTCAAGATATGGGTGAAGCAGGTCCGCGACTTGGCGTACGACGTCGAGGATTGTCTCCAGGAGTACCTCGCCCTCGACCTCGGCGCTGTGGGATGCGACTTGCCGCCGTTCGCACGGTGCCTCAGGGCGTGTGCAGTAACGGCGGCCGGCCGGCTGAGAACTCAGCACCACATCGCTGTCCGGATAAGACAAATGAAAGGCAGGGTCGAGGAAGTGAGCAAAAGAAACCTCCGGTACAATATCGTCGTCCAGCCGGTTGACCCTACTGCCAACCCCGACATCATCGAGCACCTGGCACTCGATCCCGTGAAATTCGCTGCCGACATCGCCACCGAGGAGTCGCAGCTCGTAGGACGCGACCAGTCTAGAGCGGAGCTGGTTGACCGGCTAGTGGGCTTGCCGAGCAGCGCACCGCTCCAGGTGCTCCCCGTGTGGGGCATGGGCGGCGTGGGCAAGACGGTGTTCGCCAGGGACGTCCTAAAAAGCCCGAAACTCGGGCAGGCGTTCCATCTCAGAGCTTGGGTCACCGTGCAGCACCCCTTTGTCATGGCTGAGTTCCTCTCAAGCTTGGCAAGCCAGCTGGAAATGGAGGCGTCACGCTCATTGCTGGCCGCGCAGCCGCCGGCGCTAGCACGAGCCACGGTCGTGAGGCAGCGCGGGGCAGCCAACGCTCTACCCGCTGAAGTGGTGCGGCACCTTGGTGGCAGGAGGTACGCCATTGTCGTCGACGACGTGTCGACCATTTCGGAGTGGGAGCAGATCAAGAAGTTTTTTCTGGACAGGAACATGGGGAGCTGGATCATTGTCACGACGAGGGACGAGGATGTCGCCATTCACTGTTCAACGTCGTCCAGACATGTGTACCCGctcaactctctctctcacaaGGAGTCTTTCCAACTCCTCTGCAAGAAGGCACAAATGAACGACGGGCAATTGATGGCGGAGCTAATGGAGAAGGCGGATCCCATCCTCCAGAGATGTTGCGGGCTGCCTCTTGCGATCGCCGCTGTTGGAAAGCTACTGTCCACCAAGATGAAGACGCCAGTGGAGTGGAAGAAGCTGCATGACCACCTCGGGTCAGAGCTGAAGGGCAATCCGGGCCTAGAAGAGATAAAGAACGTCCTCACATCCAGCTACGATGGGCTGCCGTACCACCTCAAGTCATGCTTCCTCTACCTCAGCATCTTCCCCAAGTACCGGGAGCTTCGCCAAACCCGGGTGTCATGGCGATGGATGGCCGAGGGGCTCGTGCAGGAGAGCTCAGGCAAGGACCCCGGCCGAGCCCGAGGACATCGGGGATAA
- the LOC133886374 gene encoding disease resistance protein Pik-2-like: MMREIIRDKAEEENQLFVLNGRLPSMLPREKVRHLVISSECRWPTEGDVLEGISNMSHIRSLTVNGECPPRLIIPSKMKILRVLDLEDCLNATDEHLNGIGELRHLKYLGLRQTGITRLPESLGRLKFLQSLDVRGTIVTTVPQAITKLEKLRHLLAGNGMLHDDNIINSLQSRPSFAWRKVGSISGRTLWHQVGSSAVTIRQHSGVSLPSGFGRLKSMHSLGRVNVGKDGQRILKDISKLAGLCNLEITELTDRDGPEFRDMIHELVDLRDLEVRSRTGRSGSLRCLNLIESPPPHLITLRLHGHLGRLPLWIGHLQEITKIKLLATELEQDAIEMLGDLRNLTGLHLWRKSYIGQELRLGARKFAKLKLLDINHLENLVSLVIEGASTPQLEWLWLYQCCRLSDDENGVVGVALLQRLRKLRLKFCGDKPKLEDLLQRQLGNHQNFPQFECQ, encoded by the coding sequence ATGATGCGTGAGATCATCCGGGATAAGGCCGAGGAGGAGAACCAACTGTTCGTTCTCAACGGCCGTCTTCCGTCGATGCTCCCACGGGAGAAGGTCCGACACTTGGTCATTAGCAGCGAGTGTCGCTGGCCAACTGAAGGCGACGTCCTAGAGGGTATTAGCAACATGTCGCACATCCGGTCACTGACAGTTAACGGAGAGTGCCCACCACGCCTCATCATCCCCTCCAAGATGAAGATACTAAGAGTCCTCGATCTGGAGGACTGCCTCAACGCCACAGATGAACACCTTAATGGCATCGGTGAGCTTCGGCATCTCAAGTACCTGGGACTCAGACAGACTGGAATCACCAGGCTACCGGAGTCACTAGGAAGGCTCAAGTTCCTACAGTCGCTAGACGTCCGAGGCACCATAGTCACCACAGTCCCACAAGCTATCACAAAACTTGAAAAGTTGCGCCATCTTTTGGCGGGAAACGGCATGTTGCATGACGACAACATCATCAACTCCTTGCAATCTAGGCCATCCTTCGCCTGGAGGAAAGTGGGCAGCATTAGTGGTAGAACACTTTGGCATCAAGTCGGCAGTTCGGCGGTTACTATTAGGCAACACAGCGGCGTAAGTCTTCCCAGCGGCTTTGGAAGGCTGAAAAGCATGCATAGTCTTGGCAGAGTGAATGTTGGGAAAGATGGCCAGCGCATACTCAAGGATATAAGCAAGTTGGCTGGCCTGTGCAACCTTGAAATAACCGAACTGACCGACAGAGATGGTCCCGAATTCCGCGACATGATCCATGAGCTCGTCGATCTTAGAGACCTAGAGGTGCGCTCTAGGACAGGCAGGAGCGGGTCACTTCGTTGCCTAAACTTGATAGAATCACCACCGCCACATCTGATCACTCTCCGCCTACACGGGCATCTTGGCAGGCTTCCCTTGTGGATTGGACACCTCCAGGAAATCACCAAGATCAAGCTGCTGGCCACAGAGCTAGAGCAAGACGCGATTGAGATGCTTGGTGATCTCCGTAATCTGACTGGTCTACATCTATGGAGGAAGTCCTACATAGGGCAAGAACTGCGCCTTGGTGCTAGAAAATTTGCCAAGCTTAAGCTCCTTGACATCAACCACCTGGAAAACCTGGTGTCGTTGGTAATCGAGGGAGCATCGACCCCGCAGCTCGAATGGCTGTGGCTCTACCAATGCTGTAGGTTGAGTGACGACGAGAACGGGGTTGTCGGTGTGGCACTCCTGCAGAGATTGAGAAAACTCCGGCTCAAGTTCTGTGGTGACAAACCCAAGCTTGAGGACCTGCTACAGAGGCAGCTAGGCAACCACCAAAATTTCCCACAATTTGAGTGTCAGTGA